DNA sequence from the Methanosarcinales archaeon genome:
ATGCATCCTGACTGCAACTAATCTGGAAAATGGACAGACCAGCCTTGTCAATAAGACTGTAAAAATGACCCGGGATGTCAGGAGTCCAAGACCTGAAGAAGAAATATTTGGCAAGACCTTAACCGGGATTTCCCTGACGAAAGATTCAGTAGCTGAAATGGTACGGGATACTCTTTTAGAATCTGTAAATAATGCCAATCTTGATATTAAAGAGGACCTGCATTTTGTGGTACGTTCCACAGGTGTTGTGGCTGGTTTTGATTCTCCTGAAGAAGTGGGTCATTTTATCAAAGCCCTTGCTGATGGATGTTTAATGGCGGGTGTACCTCCAAATAAAATGATCCCTGCCATGTCAATAGAAAATGTACCAATCCGTTTCAGAAAACATAGTCTGATAAAAAAGATTGTATTTACAGGTGCTGTGGGAGGTGTGCTGCCCCCAATGGGAGCTTCAGGACTTGAAGTGGTAGCAAATGAAATGGAAGGGGAACTTGCCACTGCCGGTATTAAGGAGGGGGCAAAATCAGCAGGCATAGACTTTCGAAATCCATGTCTTTCCATCGACTTCGGTACTACTCTGGATGGGCGCATCACCACCAGTGACCTGCCCTATGCCCATACTATCGGAAATTTTGCAGGTTTTGCAGGGGCTATTCCTGATGCAATTATTCAAGGTACTCATCTGGTAGATGAAAAGGTCGGCACTGCTCTTGACCTGTTCGATAACAAACCCGTTGGATTGTTTACGTGGATTCGACGGGGAAAAGTGATAAAAGAGTATGCAGCAATGATACATGAGTTGATAACTATTGAAGTGGTTCCTGAAAATGTGAGCCGATACGGTAGCGTTCCTGTAAATCCCAGGGCGGCAAAAGAAATTGGAGTGACCCTTATTGGATGCGATGTGGGGGTGAACGGTTCAGATCTTGAAAAACTGCTAACAATAGGGGGAGAGATCTATAAAAAATATGGTCTGAAAACTCTTTTCGCTGTCGTGGACGTGGTATGTACATATATGGCCACCCGGTTAGTAAAAGTGGCCATGGATGCCGATTTAATTACTGAAAGTTCTGCCATAGGGTTTACTGGCAGAGCTGCCATAACAGGTTGTAAACCCAAATTAATACTCAGCAATATTAAGAAACTTGGCCTGTATGATGCACCAGAGAACCATATCGTGTTTGTGGATGATGGTCTGGCCAGGGGTGCTGCAGTGATGGCCAGGTGTATGAACTCCATGGGGTCTCCCAAGAATCCTTTGGGCGGATGTATAAGTGGTAAATGCGTCCTTGGTGGGCGGATGAAACTTCAGGGAGGGCATATTGATGAAAAGGAATTGCAGAAACTCACTTCAAAAGGTTCGAATATGAACAGATCGATGTCATAAAGGAGATAATTTTGATAAACAGGGAAATCCAACCTAAAACCAGGGCTCTATTGTTAATGGGATGCCCGGAAGTGGCTGTTCAGACAAGTCTAGTACTATACACATCTCATCTTCTCATGAACAAAGGATGTACAGTATTGATCGCAGGCAATAATTCTGCCCTGGAACTTACCAGGATGGCAGATCCTGAGGGACATTATGTTAAGGAGAGTGCAGATATTGACACCACAATAGGTGATCTTGCTCAGAAGGTCTTTGATCCAGATATCTGTTATGTGTTCATCCACAATGATGCAGGAGTGTCATATCTAGCCACAGTTAATGCATTGATCAGCGGTGAAGCTGTGGGTGTCATTTTCGGACATGAACCCCAGAAATTGGCAGCGCAGTGCAGTGAAGCTGATCTGAAATGTATCTGGGCCAGGGCAGTACACAATCCCAGTCCTTTAAAATCCAAAATAACACGGGAGGTAGATCGTTGGTCTGCATCGATGAGTTAAACTATGAAATATTGCTATCAAAAGCTACTTATAAGGATTGTTCAAAGTTTATCAGATCAAAATTTAAAGAAACATATATCATAGAGCCCGGGTTTCAAATATTTGATGCTTTCATAATTGGAGTTCCACCTATTTATGTTGCTGTGGAAGACGAAACGATCATATTCCCATATACAAAACCGTGTCACGGCACTTTTGTGCTAAGTATTCACAATCCGGAAGCAGCAGCAAAACTCAGAAAAATGGGCAAACCCGCATAATTAAATAGCAGTAGATGTTGAATTGTCTAAGGCCCATCTGATAAATTCAGGGTTTGGAAATTCGTGAATAGTTGTAGAAACGATCATCCCATCACCGAACTCATGGGTCACAAGTACTGCTTCTTCTTTTTCGTTAACAAGGATACATTCACCTTCTGTTGTGCAAAAGAAGCCGTCACATTCCTGAACAGGATCGCTTGCAAGTAATGATGCCTTACTCTGGCATTTTTCATGCAGTTCTGCGGGTCCGTATATCAGGGAATATTCAAGATCAAAAGGCAGCCAATCATAGGAATGAGAGTCTGTAAGAGCACCAAAGACTAAAAGTGTCCCGCCTTTAGTAATAAAACTCTCGATCCTGTGTTTGTTTTTCATAAGAGATGGAAGCACGTTTGAATATTTTGGATTGGCAAATCCAGTTGGAATCAGTATCATCTTAAACGGGGGAAGAAAAGGTGATCCCATATTTGCAGGATGGATCAACTGATGATCAAAACCATGCTCAATAAAGAATTTCTCAAACAATAATCTGGAATCCCACAGGAGTGCGATATCGGCCATAAAGAAACCTATATTGATGATAAGGAACAAATACCTTTTCAGGGGAACATGGAAGAATCAATTAAGGAAGTCCTGGGCGAATTCCGGAAACACCTTCAAGCAGATGGTGGGGATATTGAATTCGTCGGGGTCGATAAGGGAATGGTAAAAGTACGGCTTTCAAGAACCACAGTTCCTGTCACATTCAGCACGTTCCTGAGGGATTATAAGACACGGGAGGGGATCAGTTGCGGGAGCTGTCGCATACCTACAGGTACCATTATTGCTGCACTGGAAATCACGCTAAAGGAAAAGATCCCTTCAGTTGAAGGGGTCGAACTGGTCAAATAATCAGGACATTCTGGCTTTAATATTTGTTGAGCCACATATTGGACATTCTGATGCATTCTTTTTCATGAACGCTTTTTTACAGGATCTACAATAGTATATAGCACTATTTTGCTTAAGAGCATCAATGTCCTCTGGCATTGCAGAAAAAGATATGCTAGTACTGCACATTAATAGCACCTCCCTTGTAAATATTTAATTTTCCTGTAACAATAGATAAAGTCTTTGGTAGGTGCTTCTTTGTTGATGAAAACTTATATGAATGGTAACGTAGTATGCAGGTCATACAATTATATTAGGAGTATTAG
Encoded proteins:
- a CDS encoding methanogenesis marker 14 protein produces the protein MSNTFKLLFNRFAGPKPKISKSPYVRLIDLKSKPYFIVASVEVGNTTTKCILTATNLENGQTSLVNKTVKMTRDVRSPRPEEEIFGKTLTGISLTKDSVAEMVRDTLLESVNNANLDIKEDLHFVVRSTGVVAGFDSPEEVGHFIKALADGCLMAGVPPNKMIPAMSIENVPIRFRKHSLIKKIVFTGAVGGVLPPMGASGLEVVANEMEGELATAGIKEGAKSAGIDFRNPCLSIDFGTTLDGRITTSDLPYAHTIGNFAGFAGAIPDAIIQGTHLVDEKVGTALDLFDNKPVGLFTWIRRGKVIKEYAAMIHELITIEVVPENVSRYGSVPVNPRAAKEIGVTLIGCDVGVNGSDLEKLLTIGGEIYKKYGLKTLFAVVDVVCTYMATRLVKVAMDADLITESSAIGFTGRAAITGCKPKLILSNIKKLGLYDAPENHIVFVDDGLARGAAVMARCMNSMGSPKNPLGGCISGKCVLGGRMKLQGGHIDEKELQKLTSKGSNMNRSMS
- a CDS encoding DUF1890 domain-containing protein, giving the protein MINREIQPKTRALLLMGCPEVAVQTSLVLYTSHLLMNKGCTVLIAGNNSALELTRMADPEGHYVKESADIDTTIGDLAQKVFDPDICYVFIHNDAGVSYLATVNALISGEAVGVIFGHEPQKLAAQCSEADLKCIWARAVHNPSPLKSKITREVDRWSASMS
- a CDS encoding DUF1894 domain-containing protein produces the protein MVCIDELNYEILLSKATYKDCSKFIRSKFKETYIIEPGFQIFDAFIIGVPPIYVAVEDETIIFPYTKPCHGTFVLSIHNPEAAAKLRKMGKPA
- a CDS encoding NifU family protein — its product is MEESIKEVLGEFRKHLQADGGDIEFVGVDKGMVKVRLSRTTVPVTFSTFLRDYKTREGISCGSCRIPTGTIIAALEITLKEKIPSVEGVELVK